From Apium graveolens cultivar Ventura chromosome 9, ASM990537v1, whole genome shotgun sequence, the proteins below share one genomic window:
- the LOC141683654 gene encoding uncharacterized protein LOC141683654 — MLALDATCIMMTIKSISSSAVAPASKELSSCCRYHHSSIRPNNYNIPGACGVIPIPHYRLLWFRSTNCQSSSLSSLAISSDQAVSAAVSAASEPELTWQILVGALAGVIPFIVAAIEFSKRIVAQKKCEICQGSGLVLMDKKEYIRCPDCGGFLPWQSWNRFFSG, encoded by the exons ATGTTGGCACTGGATGCTACTTGTATCATGATGACAATTAAATCCATATCATCCTCAGCAGTAGCACCAGCAAGTAAAGAATTAAGCAGCTGCTGCAGGTACCACCACTCTTCTATCAGACCCAACAATTACAATATTCCAGGCGCTTGTGGAGTGATTCCTATCCCCCACTACCGTCTACTGTGGTTCAGGAGCACCAACTGTCAATCTTCTTCTTTGTCGTCGTTAGCCATTAGCAGTGATCAGGCTGTTTCTGCTGCGGTTTCTGCTGCTTCTGAACCTGAGCTCACTTGGCAGATCCTGGTTGGCGCTCTAG CTGGTGTTATCCCTTTCATCGTCGCTGCTATTGAATTCTCCAAGCGGATT GTGGCGCAGAAAAAGTGCGAGATCTGTCAAGGTTCAGGACTCGTATTAATGGACAAAAAAGAGTATATACGCTGCCCTGACTGTG GCGGATTCTTACCATGGCAGTCATGGAACAGATTTTTTTCTGGTTAA
- the LOC141683652 gene encoding uncharacterized protein LOC141683652 isoform X2 produces the protein MGGFLVAVGLPSPINLHHHPHLNHYNLVLSLSSSSSNNNQKNTLQSCYLPISNSKPTTTAASILSSSSSSSDFIHFDERNSPLQVNKEIQRCYELINRLGRGVVYLGSSRLGGDHPHYKKSLELAREVANLLDCTSWSGVGPGLMDAVNQGALEAGKPVGGFKIAKEAGEWTATNFHPYLPSDTYLTCRC, from the exons ATGGGGGGATTTTTAGTTGCAGTAGGACTTCCCAGCCCTATCAatcttcatcatcatcctcaCTTAAATCACTACAATCTTGTGTTATCTTTGTCGTCATCGTCTTCGAATAATAACCAGAAGAATACACTACAATCTTGTTATCTTCCTATTTCCAACTCAAAGCCTACAACAACAGCCGCATCGATTttatcatcttcttcttcttcttccgattttattcattttgatgagaGAAACAGTCCACTCCAG GTAAACAAGGAAATACAAAGATGCTATGAACTCATTAACAGACTTGGCAGGGGTGTTGTCTATTTAGGATCCTCACGATTGGGAGGTGACCATCCGCATTACAAGAAATCACTAGAATTAGCAAGAGAG GTTGCGAACCTTTTGGACTGTACATCATGGTCAGGGGTCGGGCCAGGCCTGATGGATGCTGTCAACCAGGGTGCCCTAGAAGCAGGAAAGCCAGTTGGTGGCTTCAAGATAGCTAAAGAAGCTGGTGAATGGACTGCCACAAATTTTCATCCCTATCTACCTTCTGATACTTACCTTACATGCAG ATGCTGA
- the LOC141683652 gene encoding putative cytokinin riboside 5'-monophosphate phosphoribohydrolase LOGL10 isoform X1, translating into MGGFLVAVGLPSPINLHHHPHLNHYNLVLSLSSSSSNNNQKNTLQSCYLPISNSKPTTTAASILSSSSSSSDFIHFDERNSPLQVNKEIQRCYELINRLGRGVVYLGSSRLGGDHPHYKKSLELAREVANLLDCTSWSGVGPGLMDAVNQGALEAGKPVGGFKIAKEAGEWTATNFHPYLPSDTYLTCRFFSARKHGLVDAAVRASTSDRTAVIALPGGIGTLDEIFEILTLIQLERIGSVLPVPFILMNYDSFYTKLLEFLDQCKDKGTVAEGEVQSLWKVCDNNLEALTYLAEFYDLPPSEIRLTEN; encoded by the exons ATGGGGGGATTTTTAGTTGCAGTAGGACTTCCCAGCCCTATCAatcttcatcatcatcctcaCTTAAATCACTACAATCTTGTGTTATCTTTGTCGTCATCGTCTTCGAATAATAACCAGAAGAATACACTACAATCTTGTTATCTTCCTATTTCCAACTCAAAGCCTACAACAACAGCCGCATCGATTttatcatcttcttcttcttcttccgattttattcattttgatgagaGAAACAGTCCACTCCAG GTAAACAAGGAAATACAAAGATGCTATGAACTCATTAACAGACTTGGCAGGGGTGTTGTCTATTTAGGATCCTCACGATTGGGAGGTGACCATCCGCATTACAAGAAATCACTAGAATTAGCAAGAGAG GTTGCGAACCTTTTGGACTGTACATCATGGTCAGGGGTCGGGCCAGGCCTGATGGATGCTGTCAACCAGGGTGCCCTAGAAGCAGGAAAGCCAGTTGGTGGCTTCAAGATAGCTAAAGAAGCTGGTGAATGGACTGCCACAAATTTTCATCCCTATCTACCTTCTGATACTTACCTTACATGCAG ATTTTTTTCTGCAAGAAAGCATGGACTTGTTGATGCTGCCGTCAGGGCAAGTACCTCTGACAGGACAGCAGTAATTGCCCTCCCTGGAGGGATAGGGACTCTAGATGAGATTTTTGAGATTTTAACACTAATTCAACTGGAAAGGATAGGATCAGTACTTCCAGTCCCCTTTATTTTGATGAATTACGACTCTTTCTACACCAAGCTGCTAGAGTTTTTGGATCAGTGCAAGGACAAGGGAACTGTTGCAGAAGGAGAGGTTCAATCCTTGTGGAAAGTTTGTGATAACAATTTGGAGGCTCTGACATATTTAGCAGAGTTTTATGATCTTCCTCCATCTGAGATTAGGTTAACAGAAAACTAA